A region from the Agrococcus sp. SL85 genome encodes:
- the atpD gene encoding F0F1 ATP synthase subunit beta: protein MTITDTQSAPQAAAGGVGRIARVTGPVVDIEFPHDAIPGIYNALKTEVSLGEGAESFTLTLEVAQHLGDDLVRAIALKPTDGLVRGQEVRDSGEPITVPVGDVTKGKVFNVIGEPLNLPEGEQLEVSERWSIHRKAPAFDQLESKTAMFETGIKVIDLLTPYVQGGKIGLFGGAGVGKTVLIQEMIQRVAQDHGGVSVFAGVGERTREGNDLIHEMEEAGVFDKTALVFGQMDEPPGTRLRVALSALTMAEYFRDVQKQDVLLFIDNIFRFTQAGSEVSTLLGRMPSAVGYQPNLADEMGILQERITSTRGHSITSLQAIYVPADDYTDPAPATTFAHLDATTELSREIASKGLYPAVDPLTSTSRILDPRYIGADHYRVATAVKQILQKNKELQEIIAILGVDELSEEDKITVSRARRIQQFLSQNTYMAKKFTGVEGSTVPIKETIESFDAIVKGEFDHVAEQAFFNVGGISDVEAKWAQIQKENG from the coding sequence ATGACCATCACGGACACCCAGTCGGCCCCGCAGGCGGCCGCAGGCGGCGTCGGTCGCATCGCCCGAGTCACCGGCCCGGTCGTCGACATCGAGTTCCCGCACGATGCCATCCCGGGCATCTACAACGCGCTCAAGACCGAGGTGTCGCTCGGCGAGGGCGCCGAGTCGTTCACGCTGACGCTCGAGGTCGCCCAGCACCTCGGCGACGACCTCGTGCGCGCGATCGCCCTGAAGCCCACGGACGGCCTCGTCCGCGGCCAGGAGGTGCGCGACTCCGGCGAGCCCATCACGGTGCCCGTCGGCGACGTCACCAAGGGCAAGGTCTTCAACGTCATCGGCGAGCCGCTCAACCTCCCGGAGGGCGAGCAGCTCGAGGTCTCCGAGCGCTGGTCGATCCACCGCAAGGCGCCGGCCTTCGACCAGCTCGAGTCGAAGACCGCGATGTTCGAGACCGGCATCAAGGTCATCGACCTCCTCACCCCGTACGTGCAGGGCGGCAAGATCGGCCTGTTCGGCGGCGCCGGCGTCGGCAAGACCGTCCTCATCCAGGAGATGATCCAGCGCGTCGCGCAGGACCACGGCGGCGTCTCGGTGTTCGCCGGCGTCGGCGAGCGCACGCGTGAGGGCAACGACCTCATCCACGAGATGGAGGAGGCGGGCGTCTTCGACAAGACCGCGCTCGTCTTCGGCCAGATGGACGAGCCGCCGGGCACGCGCCTCCGCGTCGCGCTCTCGGCGCTGACGATGGCGGAGTACTTCCGCGACGTGCAGAAGCAGGACGTGCTGCTCTTCATCGACAACATCTTCCGCTTCACGCAGGCGGGCTCCGAGGTGTCGACGCTGCTCGGCCGCATGCCCTCCGCGGTGGGCTACCAGCCGAACCTCGCCGACGAGATGGGCATCCTCCAGGAGCGCATCACCTCGACGCGCGGCCACTCGATCACCTCGCTGCAGGCGATCTACGTGCCCGCCGACGACTACACCGACCCGGCCCCGGCCACGACGTTCGCGCACCTCGACGCGACGACGGAGCTGAGCCGCGAGATCGCGTCGAAGGGCCTCTACCCGGCCGTCGACCCGCTCACGTCGACGAGCCGCATCCTCGACCCGCGCTACATCGGCGCCGACCACTACCGCGTGGCGACCGCCGTGAAGCAGATCCTGCAGAAGAACAAGGAGCTGCAGGAGATCATCGCGATCCTCGGTGTCGACGAGCTCTCCGAGGAGGACAAGATCACGGTGTCGCGCGCGCGCCGGATCCAGCAGTTCCTCTCGCAGAACACCTACATGGCGAAGAAGTTCACCGGCGTCGAGGGCTCCACGGTCCCGATCAAGGAGACCATCGAGTCGTTCGACGCGATCGTCAAGGGCGAGTTCGACCACGTGGCCGAGCAGGCGTTCTTCAACGTCGGCGGCATCTCGGACGTCGAGGCCAAGTGGGCGCAGATCCAGAAGGAGAACGGCTGA
- a CDS encoding F0F1 ATP synthase subunit gamma, with protein MGAKLRVYTQKIKSAQTTKKITKAMELIAASRIQKALGRVEASSPYARAITRAVSAVATYSNEGHPLTTEREEIKRSAVIVLTSDRGLAGAFNSQIIREAGELRAQLEQDGKEVDHYLVGRKAVQYFQFRRRSFIKDWQGQTDVPDSELAREIADLVIESYTKGEVDEIHVVYNRFVSMMTQEPSVVRLLPLEIVEADQASDEAALPLYEFEPEPASVLDALLPVYVESRIFNALLQSAAAKQAATQKAMKSASDNADKLITDYTRLRNNARQAEITQQISEIVGGADALSSAK; from the coding sequence ATGGGCGCCAAGCTCAGGGTCTACACGCAGAAGATCAAGTCTGCGCAGACGACCAAGAAGATCACGAAGGCGATGGAGCTCATCGCCGCCTCGCGCATCCAGAAGGCTCTGGGTCGCGTCGAGGCGTCGAGCCCCTACGCCCGGGCGATCACGCGCGCCGTCTCGGCCGTGGCCACGTACTCCAACGAGGGGCACCCGCTGACGACGGAGCGCGAGGAGATCAAGCGCTCCGCCGTCATCGTCCTCACGAGCGACCGCGGCCTCGCCGGCGCGTTCAACTCGCAGATCATCCGCGAGGCGGGTGAGCTGCGGGCGCAGCTCGAGCAGGACGGCAAGGAGGTCGACCACTACCTCGTCGGCCGCAAGGCGGTGCAGTACTTCCAGTTCCGCCGTCGCTCGTTCATCAAGGACTGGCAGGGTCAGACGGACGTGCCGGACTCGGAGCTCGCCCGCGAGATCGCCGACCTCGTCATCGAGTCGTACACGAAGGGGGAGGTCGACGAGATCCACGTCGTCTACAACCGCTTCGTGAGCATGATGACGCAGGAGCCGAGCGTCGTGCGCCTCCTCCCGCTCGAGATCGTCGAGGCCGACCAGGCCTCCGACGAGGCGGCGCTGCCGCTCTACGAGTTCGAGCCGGAGCCCGCGTCGGTGCTCGACGCCCTCCTCCCCGTGTACGTCGAGAGCCGCATCTTCAACGCGCTCCTGCAGTCGGCCGCCGCGAAGCAGGCGGCCACGCAGAAGGCCATGAAGTCGGCCTCCGACAACGCGGACAAGCTCATCACGGACTACACGCGTCTCCGCAACAACGCGCGTCAGGCCGAGATCACGCAGCAGATCTCCGAGATCGTGGGCGGCGCGGACGCCCTCTCCTCGGCGAAGTAG